Proteins encoded together in one Telopea speciosissima isolate NSW1024214 ecotype Mountain lineage chromosome 6, Tspe_v1, whole genome shotgun sequence window:
- the LOC122665061 gene encoding AT-hook motif nuclear-localized protein 10-like translates to MDAREATRLASSEPPGMMVGPNPYGMSLHTTSMLSPSSAGIMQNLRLPYNQVVTSSSRPSDPSNSAGFHVDGLRPSGFTVNEPVKKKRGRPRKYGPDGNMALALAPLSSEAAGHSNNNNCNNHHHNESSTPSSEPPYKRNRGRPLGSGKKQLQDALGVPGVGFTPHIITVKAGEDVASKILAFSHQGSRTVCILSANGAICNVSLRQPATSGGIVTYEGRFEIISLTGSFLLTEDGGTRSRTGGLSVSLAGSDGRVLGGGVAGMLMAAGPVQVIVGSFIADGKKSKAERQPSTPAPQTVGLGAPVATGSPPSQGASSESSGQPGSPLNHSSGACNNTGQSIQGLSTYSTMGWGSHSANPH, encoded by the exons atggATGCAAGGGAAGCTACGAGGTTAGCTTCATCCGAACCTCCAGGGATGATGGTGGGACCCAACCCATACGGGATGAGCTTGCACACCACTTCAATGCTCAGTCCCAGTTCTGCAGGGATAATGCAGAACCTTCGACTTCCATATAATCAGGTTGTCACTTCTTCGTCGAGGCCTTCTGATCCTTCAAACTCTGCTGGGTTTCATGTTGATGGTTTGAGACCAAGTGGGTTTACGGTGAATGAGCctgtaaagaagaaaagaggaagacccAGAAAGTATGGCCCTGATGGTAACATGGCATTGGCATTGGCTCCTCTCTCTTCAGAAGCTGCTGGACactccaacaacaacaattgcAACAACCACCACCATAATGAGAGCAGCACTCCATCGTCTGAACCTCCTTATAAGCGGAATAGAGGGCGGCCGCTGGGTTCCGGCAAGAAGCAGCTGCAGGATGCACTGG GGGTTCCTGGTGTTGGTTTTACTCCCCACATCATCACTGTTAAAGCTGGCGAG GATGTAGCATCAAAGATCTTGGCTTTCTCCCACCAAGGATCACGTACAGTTTGTATCCTCTCTGCAAATGGAGCAATATGCAACGTGTCTCTTCGCCAGCCGGCAACTTCTGGTGGCATTGTAACTTATGAG GGCCGGTTTGAGATAATATCTCTGACAGGTTCATTTTTACTTACGGAGGATGGTGGCACCCGGAGCAGAACAGGCGGTTTGAGCGTCTCATTGGCGGGCTCAGACGGTCGGGTCTTGGGTGGTGGAGTGGCAGGAATGCTAATGGCAGCAGGCCCTGTACAG GTTATTGTGGGAAGCTTCATTGCTGATGGAAAAAAATCAAAGGCAGAACGCCAGCCTTCAACACCAGCACCCCAGACTGTAGGATTAGGGGCACCTGTTGCCACAGGCAGCCCCCCCTCTCAAGGGGCCTCAAGTGAATCATCTGGACAGCCCGGTAGCCCACTTAACCACAGCTCTGGAGCCTGCAACAATACAGGCCAATCAATTCAGGGTTTGTCAACATATTCAACTATGGGATGGGGCTCTCATTCTGCAAATCCTCACTGA